In the Brachyhypopomus gauderio isolate BG-103 chromosome 4, BGAUD_0.2, whole genome shotgun sequence genome, one interval contains:
- the chpfa gene encoding chondroitin sulfate synthase 2 translates to MRFNAFIGLFRPIGPIVIGISLGFTLSLLSVNWVEEPCVPTAVVDEAIRFFHDGNLGARRPNSISTGSDGRENEDFQPRIIPYVPKKISQPRKVSRAKYISTELGIRERLLVGVLTSKSSINTLGVAVNRTISHHLDSVLFFTGARDRKVPHGMFVVAHGDERHIWNMYQTIRYILKHFVSDYDWFYLAQDDTYTQAERLKALVGHLSMDRLLYMGSPQEFAGEERRGRYCYGGFGYLLSRALLLQLQPFLENCRNDIVSARPDEWLGRCIVIHTNTQCVEQHEGLQYHHHELGKNSDPSKEESERFRNALTVHPVTDPDHMYRLHKYFTHIKLQETYEEIEKLQAEIKNVSVEAFDGNRSVSWPIGLSPPSQPRTRFDVLRWEYFSEQLLYMCADGSPHCQLRGVDKLDVADVMEVAVGELNRKYMPTLHLRKQRLLNGYRRFDPTRGMEYTLDLQLEAVNQRGRSCSINKRVRLLRPLSRVEVIPMPYVTEGTRVHVILPVTFQDRELVPQFLEGYTRDVFKSSENTVLTFLFVYEPFEAQRVNQDDIFADVKTQISVYESKNPTLKIPWVSIKTESLSLIKFMDIISKKHPVDTLFFIATVKTNLKSEVLNRCRMNSISNWQVFFPIHFQDFDPTIAYQGTPPPNTPDLDKSAGHFDRVAFGEACFYNSDYMAARARMGPDVQENEDLLESVDLYDLFVKYSGLHVFRAVEPSLRQRYSEGSCSPRLSEDAYGRCQQSVALSLGSRASLAMLLFEQQQGQSS, encoded by the exons ATGAGGTTTAATGCGTTTATCGGTCTCTTCAGGCCGATCGGACCTATAGTTATCGGAATTTCTCTAGGATTTACCCTGAGTTTATTGAGCGTGAACTGGGTAGAAGAACCTTGTGTTCCCACTGCTGTCGTCGACGAAGCCATCAGATTCTTTCATGATGGGAATTTAGGAGCCAGAAGACCTAATTCCATATCGACAGGAAGTGATGGGAGAGAAAATGAAGATTTTCAGCCACGAATTATACCATACGTGCCGAAAAAGATCTCCCAACCTCGGAAAGTTTCGAG GGCCAAGTATATCAGCACAGAGCTCGGTATCCGGGAGCGTCTGCTCGTGGGTGTCCTCACGTCGAAGAGCTCCATCAACACGCTGGGCGTGGCCGTGAACCGAACCATCAGCCACCATCTGGACAGCGTCCTGTTCTTCACCGGTGCCCGCGACCGCAAAGTCCCGCACGGCATGTTCGTGGTGGCCCACGGCGATGAACGTCACATCTGGAACATGTACCAGACCATCAGATACATCCTGAAGCACTTTGTGTCGGACTACGACTGGTTCTACCTGGCACAGGACGACACGTACACCCAGGCGGAGCGGCTGAAGGCCCTGGTGGGCCACCTGAGCATGGACCGCCTGCTGTACATGGGCAGCCCGCAGGAGTTTGCGGGGGAGGAGAGGCGGGGTCGCTACTGCTACGGGGGCTTCGGGTACCTGCTGTCCCGCGCCCTGCTCCTGCAGCTGCAGCCCTTCCTGGAGAACTGCAGGAACGACATCGTGAGCGCCAGACCCGACGAGTGGCTCGGCCGCTGCATCGTCATACACACCAACACGCAGTGTGTGGAGCAGCACGAG GGTCTGCAGTACCACCACCACGAGCTGGGGAAGAACTCGGACCCCAGTAAGGAGGAGAGCGAGCGCTTCAGGAACGCGCTGACGGTTCACCCCGTGACCGACCCGGACCACATGTACAGACTACACAAATACTTCACTCACATCAAACTGCAGGAAACGTACGAGGAGATTGAGAAGCTGCag GCTGAAATAAAGAACGTGAGTGTTGAGGCGTTCGACGGCAACCGCAGTGTGTCCTGGCCCATCGGGCTGAGTCCTCCGTCCCAGCCCAGGACCCGCTTTGACGTGCTGCGGTGGGAGTACTTCTCGGAGCAGCTGCTCTACATGTGCGCGGACGGCTCTCCGCACTGCCAGCTGCGTGGCGTGGACAAGCTGGACGTGGCCGACGTGATGGAGGTGGCCGTGGGGGAGCTGAACAGGAAGTACATGCCCACGCTCCACCTGCGGAAGCAGCGGCTGCTGAACGGCTACCGGCGCTTCGACCCCACCCGCGGGATGGAGTACACGCTGGACCTGCAGCTGGAGGCCGTCAaccagagggggcggagctgctcCATCAACAAGCGCGTGCGTCTACTCCGCCCCCTGAGCCGCGTGGAGGTCATCCCCATGCCCTACGTGACCGAGGGCACCAGGGTTCACGTCATCCTGCCCGTCACGTTCCAGGACCGAGAGCTCGTCCCCCAGTTCCTGGAGGGATACACGAGGGACGTGTTCAAGTCCAGCGAGAACACCGTCCTGACGTTCCTCTTCGTGTACGAGCCCTTCGAAGCTCAGCGGGTCAACCAGGACGATATTTTCGCCGATGTCAAAACCCAGATCAGCGTGTATGAAAGCAAGAACCCCACGCTCAAGATCCCCTGGGTCAGCATCAAAACAGAAAGCCTGTCTCTGATCAAGTTCATGGACATCATTTCTAAAAAGCACCCGGTGGACACGTTGTTCTTCATCGCCACAGTGAAGACCAACCTGAAGTCCGAGGTCCTGAACCGTTGCCGTATGAATTCCATCAGCAACTGGCAGGTGTTCTTCCCCATCCATTTCCAGGACTTCGATCCCACCATCGCCTACCAGGGCACGCCACCCCCCAACACGCCGGATCTGGACAAAAGCGCCGGGCACTTCGACCGGGTCGCCTTCGGCGAGGCCTGCTTCTACAACTCGGACTACATGGCGGCGCGTGCCAGGATGGGCCCGGACGTGCAGGAGAACGAGGATCTGCTGGAGAGCGTGGACCTGTACGACCTGTTCGTGAAGTACTCCGGGCTGCACGTGTTCCGGGCCGTGGAGCCCTCGCTCCGTCAGCGCTACAGCGAGGGCAGCTGCAGCCCGCGTCTCAGCGAGGACGCGTACGGACGGTGTCAGCAGAGCGTCGCCCTCAGTCTGGGGTCACGCGCAAGTCTCGCCATGCTGCTTTTTGAACAGCAGCAGGGACAGAGCTCATAA